One Janthinobacterium sp. TB1-E2 genomic region harbors:
- a CDS encoding site-2 protease family protein, which produces MHPALQLLLCFVLFMLIHISIMAACARAFGITVRSVSYGVGPTLLTVGKIHLKLLPLAGNVVLKDTRAETLYDDDRCLDAYNFQPLWKQVLLPLSGVGVLLALSLGIMGASGWESFVAAFGQIIHGALAPLSAAQALLGDGESFARTHGFALVFALFSLKLCAFNLLPFAGLNGGQALLAIARGGKPYVAWEESVAKWLLLPGLAILLAWVAAFGWYGWKIMAA; this is translated from the coding sequence ATGCACCCCGCCCTCCAGTTGCTGCTCTGCTTCGTCCTTTTCATGCTCATCCACATTTCCATCATGGCCGCGTGCGCTCGCGCATTCGGCATCACCGTGCGCAGCGTCAGCTACGGCGTGGGGCCGACCCTGCTGACCGTGGGGAAAATCCACCTCAAGCTGCTGCCGCTGGCCGGCAATGTGGTGCTGAAGGATACGCGCGCGGAAACCTTGTATGACGATGATCGCTGCCTGGACGCCTATAACTTCCAGCCGCTGTGGAAGCAGGTGCTGCTGCCATTGAGCGGAGTGGGAGTGCTGCTGGCCTTGTCGCTGGGCATCATGGGAGCCTCGGGCTGGGAGAGCTTTGTCGCTGCCTTCGGACAGATCATCCACGGTGCGCTGGCGCCGTTGTCGGCGGCGCAGGCATTGCTGGGTGATGGAGAAAGCTTTGCCCGCACGCACGGCTTTGCGCTCGTGTTCGCCCTGTTCTCATTGAAACTGTGCGCGTTTAACCTGCTGCCGTTTGCCGGCTTGAACGGGGGCCAGGCGCTGCTGGCCATCGCGCGCGGCGGCAAGCCGTATGTGGCGTGGGAAGAGTCTGTGGCGAAGTGGTTATTGCTGCCGGGGCTGGCTATCTTGCTGGCGTGGGTGGCGGCGTTCGGCTGGTATGGCTGGAAAATCATGGCTGCCTAG